Proteins encoded by one window of Mesorhizobium sp. INR15:
- a CDS encoding alpha/beta fold hydrolase gives MNELNFVIIGDGTRIAYRFDGEAGKPVLVLSNSIGTTLHMWDGQIDELSQHFHVLRYDFRGHGGSSAPAGAYSLDRLGRDVIELLDALAIGRVHFLGLSLGGFVGQWLGVHAPERIDRLILSNTSSHLSPASYFDERIVATLQAPDMSETAEVFLNNWFPARMVAANEPVIEEFRAMLLGIDRHGLAGLFAAVRDADLRRPIALIPNPTLVIAGEHDTVTAASHSELIAAVVPGAKLVVLPAVHLSNVEYPAEFMRTVLDFLG, from the coding sequence ATGAATGAGCTGAATTTCGTGATCATCGGCGATGGCACGCGCATCGCCTATCGCTTCGACGGCGAGGCCGGGAAACCGGTGCTGGTTCTGTCGAACTCCATCGGCACCACATTGCACATGTGGGACGGACAGATCGACGAATTGTCGCAGCATTTCCACGTCCTGCGTTACGATTTTCGCGGCCATGGCGGGTCGAGTGCTCCGGCCGGTGCCTATTCGCTTGACCGGCTCGGCCGCGACGTGATCGAGCTGCTTGATGCGCTCGCCATTGGACGTGTGCATTTCCTCGGCTTGTCGCTGGGTGGCTTTGTCGGGCAATGGCTCGGCGTGCATGCGCCTGAGCGGATCGACCGGCTGATCCTGAGCAACACCTCATCCCATTTGTCGCCGGCAAGTTATTTCGACGAGCGGATTGTCGCCACGCTGCAGGCGCCGGACATGTCCGAAACAGCCGAAGTGTTCCTCAACAACTGGTTTCCCGCGCGCATGGTGGCGGCAAATGAGCCTGTCATCGAGGAATTTCGCGCGATGCTGCTCGGCATCGACCGGCACGGCCTGGCCGGCCTGTTCGCGGCGGTTCGCGATGCCGACCTTCGCCGGCCCATCGCACTCATTCCCAACCCGACACTGGTGATCGCCGGTGAGCACGACACCGTGACGGCGGCCAGCCACAGCGAGCTGATCGCGGCTGTGGTGCCTGGGGCGAAGCTGGTTGTCCTGCCCGCGGTTCACCTGTCGAACGTCGAATACCCCGCCGAGTTCATGCGGACGGTACTCGATTTCCTGGGCTGA
- a CDS encoding GNAT family N-acetyltransferase, with protein sequence MIEIVKPGLEHLPSYKAALERGWSPDNVRLMEATREQLAAIEEDPAGFLASLDDPEAKGPPITMPDGSEVPRLPGFRRWIWDGEAAGSIGFRWQKGTSALPPHVLGHIGYAVVPWKRQRGYATEALRLMLDEARAVGLAYVEITAKPGNPASHKVILANGGKLVERFFEHAAYGGVESLRFRIDL encoded by the coding sequence ATGATTGAAATCGTCAAACCCGGGCTGGAACATCTGCCGTCCTACAAGGCGGCCTTGGAGCGCGGCTGGTCTCCGGACAATGTGCGGCTGATGGAAGCGACGCGCGAGCAGCTTGCCGCCATCGAGGAGGATCCAGCTGGTTTTCTGGCCAGCCTCGACGACCCAGAAGCCAAGGGGCCGCCGATCACCATGCCGGACGGCAGCGAGGTGCCGCGCCTGCCGGGCTTCCGGCGCTGGATCTGGGACGGCGAAGCGGCCGGTTCGATCGGCTTTCGCTGGCAGAAGGGCACATCGGCGCTGCCGCCGCATGTGCTTGGCCATATCGGCTATGCCGTGGTGCCATGGAAGCGGCAGCGCGGCTATGCGACCGAGGCGCTGCGGCTGATGCTGGATGAGGCAAGGGCGGTTGGCCTCGCCTATGTCGAGATCACCGCCAAGCCCGGCAACCCGGCCTCGCACAAGGTGATCCTGGCCAATGGCGGCAAGCTGGTGGAGCGATTTTTCGAGCACGCCGCCTATGGCGGGGTGGAGAGCCTGCGCTTCCGGATCGATCTGTAA
- a CDS encoding helix-turn-helix domain-containing protein produces the protein MFSIGDLSRRTGVKVPTIRYYEQMGLVAAPERSEGNQRRYSRQELERLAFIRHARDLGFAVEDIRALIELSGHPEQPCGHADRIAGEQLVSVRDKIAQLKRLEAELERIATCCDGKTVGDCYVIRALSDHALCADEHG, from the coding sequence ATGTTTTCGATCGGTGACCTGTCGCGCCGCACCGGGGTCAAGGTGCCCACCATCCGCTACTACGAGCAGATGGGCCTGGTTGCCGCGCCGGAGCGCTCCGAAGGCAACCAGCGCCGCTACTCCAGGCAGGAACTGGAGCGGCTGGCGTTCATTCGCCACGCCCGCGACCTCGGCTTCGCCGTGGAGGACATCCGTGCCCTGATCGAGCTCAGCGGCCACCCGGAGCAGCCGTGCGGCCACGCCGACCGCATCGCCGGGGAACAGCTGGTTTCCGTGCGCGACAAGATCGCCCAGTTGAAGCGGCTGGAAGCCGAGCTCGAGCGCATCGCGACGTGCTGCGACGGCAAGACGGTTGGCGACTGCTATGTCATCCGCGCGCTGTCCGACCACGCGCTATGCGCCGACGAGCATGGCTGA
- a CDS encoding heavy metal translocating P-type ATPase → MTASLKQTRFKIGGMDCASCAAKIDTAVRRLDGVADVSVSVTGASMTVSHGGALPEDKVLRQVARLGYGIVKADVKAGARISAGKADDHNHADHEGHDHEGHDHEGHDHGGQPAGKEAAASSHLHSDAEPGQAWWRSRRAALTLSCAAALLAAYGIGHVVPAVERWAFLAALLVGLVPIARRALMAALAGTPFSIEMLMTIAAVGAVMIGATEEAAAVVVLFLIGEMLEGVAAGRARASIQGLADLVPKTALVERNGDIVELAAEELAVGDVIVVRPGDRIPADGEIIEGSSDIDEAPVTGESTPKRKSVGEAVFAGTISTDGVLKLRVTAAASDNTIARVVRLVEEAQEAKAPTERFIDRFSHYYTPAVLVVGALVALLPPLLAGGDWNEWIYKGLAILLIGCPCALVISTPAAIAAGLATGARRGLLMKGGAVLEGFAGITAVAFDKTGTLTQGKPVVTDVLPFGRDERAVLALAAALEQGSSHPLAVAILDRAKADKAPVPPALAARAISGKGVEGKVGGVAVFLGSGQAAAERATLTEAQRLAIDGLNSQGKTVSVLVADGTVAGLIAMRDEPRADAAAGIAALKGEGIRAVMLTGDNSRTAEAIAASLGIEARAELLPQDKQRIVGELQGEGLKVAKVGDGINDAPALAAADIGIAMGGGTDVALETADAAILHGRVTDVWRMIKLSRAVMANIRQNITVALGLKVVFLVTTIAGITGLWPAILADTGATVLVTANAMRLLRWRG, encoded by the coding sequence ATGACGGCTTCCCTCAAGCAGACGCGGTTCAAGATCGGCGGCATGGATTGCGCCTCCTGTGCGGCGAAGATCGACACTGCGGTGCGCCGCCTCGACGGGGTTGCCGACGTTTCGGTTTCCGTGACCGGCGCCTCGATGACGGTCAGCCATGGCGGCGCCTTGCCCGAAGACAAGGTGCTGCGGCAGGTGGCGCGGCTCGGCTACGGCATCGTCAAGGCTGATGTCAAAGCCGGCGCGCGCATTTCGGCTGGCAAGGCGGATGATCACAACCATGCTGATCACGAGGGCCACGATCACGAAGGCCACGACCATGAGGGCCATGATCATGGCGGCCAGCCTGCCGGCAAGGAAGCGGCGGCTTCGTCTCATCTTCATAGCGATGCCGAGCCGGGGCAGGCATGGTGGCGCTCCCGCCGCGCGGCACTGACGCTGAGCTGTGCGGCAGCACTGCTTGCAGCCTATGGCATCGGCCATGTGGTCCCCGCTGTTGAACGATGGGCGTTTCTGGCGGCGCTGCTGGTCGGGCTGGTGCCGATCGCCAGGCGCGCGTTGATGGCGGCGTTGGCCGGTACGCCGTTCTCGATCGAAATGCTGATGACCATTGCCGCCGTTGGCGCGGTGATGATTGGCGCGACGGAAGAAGCGGCCGCCGTGGTTGTGCTGTTCCTGATCGGCGAAATGCTGGAAGGCGTCGCCGCCGGGCGGGCACGGGCCAGCATCCAGGGCCTGGCCGACCTGGTGCCGAAGACGGCACTGGTCGAGCGCAATGGCGACATCGTCGAGCTTGCCGCCGAAGAACTCGCTGTCGGCGATGTGATCGTCGTGCGGCCCGGCGACCGCATTCCGGCCGATGGCGAGATCATCGAGGGATCGAGCGACATTGATGAAGCGCCGGTGACCGGCGAAAGCACGCCGAAGCGCAAGAGTGTCGGCGAAGCAGTCTTTGCCGGCACGATCAGCACCGACGGCGTGCTCAAGCTGCGGGTCACGGCGGCGGCCTCCGACAACACCATTGCCCGCGTGGTGCGGCTGGTCGAGGAAGCGCAGGAGGCCAAGGCGCCGACCGAGCGGTTCATTGACCGTTTTTCGCATTACTACACGCCTGCGGTGCTGGTGGTCGGTGCGCTGGTGGCGCTTTTGCCGCCGCTGCTGGCGGGCGGCGACTGGAACGAATGGATCTACAAAGGCCTGGCGATCCTGTTGATCGGCTGCCCCTGCGCGCTGGTCATCTCGACGCCGGCGGCGATCGCGGCAGGCCTGGCTACAGGCGCACGGCGCGGCCTGTTGATGAAGGGCGGCGCGGTGCTGGAAGGCTTTGCCGGGATCACGGCGGTGGCTTTCGACAAGACCGGCACGCTGACGCAGGGCAAGCCTGTGGTCACCGATGTGCTGCCGTTTGGCCGGGATGAACGCGCCGTGCTGGCGCTGGCGGCGGCACTGGAGCAAGGCTCCAGCCATCCACTCGCCGTGGCGATCCTCGACCGGGCCAAGGCCGACAAGGCGCCGGTGCCGCCGGCATTGGCGGCCAGGGCGATCTCCGGCAAGGGCGTCGAAGGCAAGGTTGGCGGTGTCGCGGTCTTCCTTGGCTCAGGGCAGGCAGCTGCTGAACGCGCAACGCTGACCGAAGCGCAGCGTCTGGCCATCGACGGTCTCAACAGCCAGGGCAAGACCGTGTCGGTGCTGGTCGCCGATGGAACCGTGGCTGGACTGATCGCGATGCGCGATGAGCCGAGGGCGGATGCAGCGGCCGGCATCGCCGCGCTGAAGGGCGAGGGCATCCGCGCCGTGATGCTGACTGGCGACAACAGCCGCACGGCTGAAGCGATCGCTGCTTCACTCGGCATCGAGGCGCGGGCGGAGTTGTTGCCACAGGATAAGCAGCGCATCGTCGGCGAGTTGCAGGGCGAGGGGCTCAAGGTCGCCAAGGTCGGCGACGGCATCAACGACGCGCCGGCGCTTGCCGCTGCCGATATCGGCATTGCCATGGGCGGCGGCACGGATGTGGCGCTGGAGACGGCGGATGCGGCGATCCTGCATGGCCGGGTCACCGATGTCTGGCGCATGATCAAGCTATCGCGCGCGGTCATGGCCAACATCCGCCAGAACATCACCGTGGCGCTGGGACTGAAGGTGGTGTTCCTGGTCACCACCATCGCCGGCATCACTGGCCTGTGGCCGGCGATCCTGGCCGATACCGGTGCCACCGTGCTGGTCACCGCCAACGCCATGCGCCTGCTGCGCTGGCGCGGATGA
- a CDS encoding MFS transporter — protein MSLPLIALFIAAFAFGTTEFVIAGVLPQVAEGLGVSVPSAGYLVSGYAGGIAIGGPLLTLATKSLSRKTLLLGIATAFTIGQAACALAPDFTSMLLLRIAVAVAHGAYFGVAMVVAVGLVREDQRGMAVAVILSGLTVSNIIGVPAGTAIGNIWGWRATFWVMCGLGAASTLAMAALLPRTTGSSAKPASLAREVRVLARQQVWTSLILMLMLMIGQFGLFTYITPTLVEVTGLDESLVPWVLLLNGVGATIGVFLGGKLADWKLMPSLITMLGLQAVTLGVIYAVSPYPVPMAIAIVIWGGLNFAIGTPIQTRILAWTADASNLASSLIPSGFNVGIALAASLGAAMLNSGYGYRSLPLLGVLAMLVAMVVAVTSHIWEARSDVRPPQPATTA, from the coding sequence ATGTCGCTGCCGCTGATTGCCCTGTTCATCGCCGCTTTCGCTTTCGGCACCACCGAATTCGTCATCGCCGGCGTGCTGCCGCAGGTGGCGGAAGGCCTTGGCGTCTCTGTTCCCTCGGCCGGCTATCTCGTCTCCGGCTATGCCGGCGGCATCGCAATCGGCGGCCCGTTGCTGACGCTGGCCACCAAGAGCCTGTCCCGCAAGACCTTGCTGCTCGGCATCGCCACCGCCTTCACCATCGGCCAGGCGGCCTGCGCGCTGGCGCCTGACTTCACCTCCATGCTGTTGCTGCGCATCGCGGTCGCCGTGGCGCATGGCGCCTATTTCGGTGTTGCCATGGTCGTTGCGGTTGGCCTGGTGCGCGAGGATCAGCGCGGCATGGCTGTCGCCGTCATCCTGTCCGGCCTCACCGTTTCCAACATTATCGGTGTGCCGGCCGGCACGGCCATCGGCAACATCTGGGGCTGGCGCGCCACCTTCTGGGTCATGTGTGGCCTGGGTGCGGCGTCGACACTCGCCATGGCGGCGCTGTTGCCGCGCACAACGGGGTCGTCGGCCAAGCCGGCCAGCCTGGCGCGCGAAGTTCGCGTGCTGGCCCGCCAGCAGGTCTGGACGTCGCTGATCCTGATGCTGATGCTGATGATCGGCCAGTTCGGCCTGTTCACCTACATCACCCCCACGCTGGTCGAAGTCACCGGCCTTGATGAAAGCCTGGTGCCCTGGGTGCTGCTGCTCAACGGTGTCGGCGCCACCATCGGCGTCTTTCTCGGCGGCAAGCTCGCCGACTGGAAGCTGATGCCGTCACTGATCACCATGCTTGGCCTGCAGGCGGTGACGCTTGGCGTGATCTATGCCGTCAGCCCCTACCCCGTGCCGATGGCCATCGCCATCGTCATCTGGGGCGGGCTCAACTTCGCCATCGGCACGCCAATCCAGACCCGTATCCTGGCCTGGACCGCTGACGCATCGAACCTTGCCTCGTCGCTGATCCCGTCCGGCTTCAATGTCGGCATCGCGCTTGCCGCATCGCTTGGCGCCGCCATGCTCAACAGCGGCTATGGCTACCGCAGCCTGCCACTGCTCGGCGTGCTGGCCATGCTGGTGGCGATGGTCGTCGCCGTCACGTCCCATATCTGGGAAGCCCGCAGCGACGTCAGGCCACCGCAGCCTGCCACCACCGCCTAA
- a CDS encoding DUF2061 domain-containing protein: MDTHSRSFAKALSWRVTGTIDTMIISLIITGSIKLAATIGLTEVVTKSLLYYFHERAWLKIPYGRKTAA, from the coding sequence ATGGATACCCATTCGCGCAGTTTCGCCAAGGCGCTGTCCTGGCGCGTCACCGGCACCATCGACACGATGATCATCTCGCTCATCATCACAGGCAGCATCAAGCTCGCCGCGACCATTGGCCTGACCGAGGTCGTCACCAAGTCGCTGCTCTACTATTTCCATGAACGCGCCTGGTTGAAGATCCCTTATGGACGCAAGACAGCGGCCTAG
- a CDS encoding Na/Pi cotransporter family protein, whose product MSGSVVLLHLAGAVALMLFATRMVKTGVERAYGNVLRHKLRATMRNPLMAVLAGCGLSVALQSSTAVTLLVGSFAGAGIVSGMSGQLAVRGAEIGSALVVKLLTFDLTLLVPLCLITGTVMFMATERRDWRQTGRILVGIGLLILSLEMIGQASEPLRNSQLLPVILNYFSSDSITAYLLAALITWLFQSSIAAVLLMATLAGRGLITPELGFVLILGVNLGSSLIAPMLTRSAGPEVRVVPIGNLLMRGLGSLIILILFMTFKPHVAFLGATASDQIVNAHILFNVVILLAGLPLAGLVYRASEKIVALGTKPAPATLDVVELSALNESALDVPSQALANATREVVRVCETVEIMIKRIIELYESADSDKIKALAALDDRVDRKHAAIKLYLAKVTKNPLTEDEALRCQELIGACVKLEQVGDIIVRNMLVHVKKKLERGLEFTPEGWSELCAFHTSVLANARLAFNVLVSRDLETARQLVLEKDRLRDREKETSASHFVRLRDGTAKSVETSSIHLDTIRDLKQINSLLASMAYPVLEERGLLGGTRLKAS is encoded by the coding sequence ATGAGCGGTTCCGTCGTCCTTCTGCATCTGGCCGGCGCGGTGGCGCTGATGCTGTTTGCCACCCGTATGGTGAAAACCGGCGTCGAACGCGCCTATGGCAACGTGCTGCGCCACAAGCTGCGCGCCACCATGCGCAATCCGCTTATGGCGGTGCTGGCCGGCTGCGGCCTCTCGGTGGCCCTGCAAAGCTCCACCGCCGTGACATTGCTGGTCGGCTCCTTCGCCGGCGCAGGCATCGTTTCCGGCATGTCGGGCCAGCTGGCCGTGCGCGGCGCTGAAATCGGCTCGGCGCTGGTGGTCAAGCTGCTCACTTTCGATCTGACCTTGCTGGTGCCGCTCTGCCTGATCACCGGCACGGTCATGTTCATGGCGACCGAGCGGCGCGACTGGCGCCAGACCGGCCGCATCCTGGTCGGCATCGGCCTTCTGATCCTGTCGCTGGAAATGATCGGCCAGGCCTCGGAGCCGCTGCGCAACAGCCAGTTACTGCCGGTCATCCTCAACTACTTCTCCAGCGATTCCATCACCGCCTATCTTCTGGCGGCGCTGATCACCTGGCTGTTCCAGTCCAGCATCGCCGCCGTCCTGCTGATGGCGACGCTGGCCGGCCGTGGCCTGATCACCCCAGAACTCGGCTTCGTCCTCATCCTTGGCGTCAATCTCGGTTCGTCGCTCATCGCCCCGATGCTGACCCGCTCGGCGGGGCCTGAAGTGCGCGTCGTGCCGATCGGCAACCTTTTGATGCGCGGGCTCGGCTCTTTGATCATCCTGATCCTGTTCATGACCTTCAAGCCGCATGTCGCCTTCCTTGGCGCGACGGCCTCGGACCAGATCGTCAACGCCCACATCCTGTTCAACGTGGTAATCCTGCTGGCCGGCCTGCCGCTGGCGGGGCTCGTCTACCGCGCCTCGGAAAAGATCGTGGCGCTCGGCACCAAGCCCGCACCCGCGACGCTTGACGTGGTGGAACTGTCCGCCCTCAATGAAAGCGCCCTCGACGTGCCGAGCCAGGCACTGGCCAATGCCACCCGCGAGGTGGTGCGGGTCTGTGAGACGGTCGAGATCATGATCAAGCGCATTATCGAACTCTACGAAAGTGCCGACTCCGACAAGATCAAGGCACTGGCGGCCCTCGATGACCGCGTCGACCGCAAGCACGCGGCAATCAAGCTCTACCTCGCCAAGGTCACTAAGAACCCGCTGACCGAGGACGAGGCGCTGCGCTGCCAGGAACTGATCGGCGCCTGCGTCAAGCTGGAGCAGGTCGGCGACATCATCGTCCGCAACATGCTGGTGCATGTGAAGAAGAAGCTGGAGCGCGGACTGGAATTCACGCCAGAGGGCTGGAGCGAGCTCTGCGCCTTCCACACCTCGGTGCTGGCCAATGCACGGCTGGCCTTCAATGTGCTGGTGTCGCGCGACCTCGAGACCGCCCGCCAGCTTGTGCTGGAGAAGGACCGGCTGCGCGACCGCGAGAAGGAAACCAGCGCCAGCCACTTTGTGAGGCTGCGCGACGGCACCGCCAAGAGCGTCGAGACCAGTTCCATCCACCTCGACACCATCCGCGACCTTAAGCAGATCAACTCGCTGCTGGCCTCGATGGCTTATCCCGTGCTGGAAGAGCGCGGCCTGCTCGGCGGCACAAGGCTGAAGGCGAGCTGA
- a CDS encoding RcnB family protein, whose product MKRIVLSIMALSMLAATSLQGQAAPLNAPAAPQSNYSKVDWQKSGNHRDVKKRVVVKKKVVVVKRDHWRNGQKYSSWKNHQPIRDYGRYGLHRPGRGQEWIRVGNDYVLVGIVSGVIFGALAAR is encoded by the coding sequence ATGAAACGCATTGTTCTTTCCATCATGGCTCTCTCGATGCTGGCCGCCACGTCGCTGCAAGGCCAGGCCGCACCGCTCAATGCACCGGCCGCGCCGCAGTCGAATTACAGCAAGGTCGACTGGCAGAAATCCGGCAACCATCGCGATGTGAAGAAGCGTGTCGTGGTGAAGAAGAAGGTGGTGGTCGTAAAGCGCGACCACTGGCGCAACGGCCAGAAATATTCGAGCTGGAAGAACCACCAGCCGATCCGCGACTACGGCCGCTACGGTCTGCATCGTCCCGGCCGTGGCCAGGAATGGATCCGTGTCGGCAACGATTATGTGCTGGTCGGTATCGTCTCCGGTGTGATCTTCGGCGCGCTCGCCGCGCGGTAA
- the dnaG gene encoding DNA primase translates to MRFPPAFLDEIRDRVPISQVIGMRVAWDRKKTNAPRGDYWACCPFHGEKSPSFHCEDKKGRYHCFGCSVSGDHFKFLTELDGMSFPEAVEKVAEMAGVPMPVRDAQEERREKERASLTDVMEMATTFFQERLQGPEGAKARAYLRDRGLTPATQQSFRLGFAPDSRNALKEYLAAKGVPKADIEACGLVRHGDDIPVSYDWFRDRIMFPIPDSRGKIIAFGGRALAPDALAKYMNSPDTELFHKGNVLYNFARARQAMSKGALAKGGTVIAVEGYMDVIALAQAGFENVVAPLGTALTENQLELLWRMAGEPVLCFDGDKAGLKAAWRAADMVLPVVQAGRTARFALLPEGKDPDDLVKAEGPDAFRIVLAEARPLADLLWMRETAGGVFDTPERRAQLGKTLSELTGRIRDESVRYHYQQEMRERVQSFFGAQRGARQGRDGGGRQGGQGKPPPPGGQFAKAGGGRTAITESLGRSALVKRGGEMMSVREATIIVALVNHPALIDENFAHIEFLDLANSDLKRLHAAILDAMAHDMANDRHAVVATIERAGCAAIWERAVGLIRRMRQWPALETAALDDARDAFSQALHLQRSARTLHKELKQAEAALATDPTDENYRHLIEIQAQFQDVQATEALIEGFGVSSGRAGRA, encoded by the coding sequence ATGCGCTTTCCACCCGCCTTTCTCGACGAGATACGTGACCGTGTGCCGATTTCCCAGGTGATCGGCATGCGCGTCGCATGGGACCGGAAAAAGACCAATGCGCCGCGCGGCGACTATTGGGCCTGCTGTCCCTTCCACGGCGAGAAAAGCCCCTCCTTCCACTGCGAGGACAAGAAGGGCCGCTATCATTGTTTCGGCTGTTCGGTCTCCGGCGACCACTTCAAGTTCCTGACTGAACTCGACGGCATGAGCTTTCCCGAAGCGGTCGAGAAGGTCGCCGAGATGGCCGGCGTGCCGATGCCGGTGCGCGACGCGCAGGAAGAGCGGCGCGAAAAGGAACGCGCCAGCCTGACCGATGTCATGGAGATGGCGACCACCTTCTTCCAGGAGCGACTGCAAGGGCCGGAAGGCGCCAAGGCCCGCGCCTATCTGCGCGACCGGGGGCTGACGCCGGCGACGCAGCAGTCGTTCCGGCTCGGCTTCGCCCCGGACAGCCGCAACGCGCTGAAGGAGTATCTCGCCGCCAAGGGCGTGCCGAAAGCCGATATCGAGGCGTGCGGGCTGGTGCGCCATGGCGACGATATCCCGGTTTCCTATGACTGGTTCCGCGACCGCATCATGTTTCCGATCCCGGATTCGCGCGGCAAGATCATAGCCTTCGGTGGGCGGGCGCTGGCGCCCGATGCGCTGGCCAAATACATGAATTCGCCCGACACCGAGCTCTTCCACAAGGGCAACGTGCTCTACAATTTCGCCCGCGCCCGCCAAGCGATGTCAAAGGGGGCGTTGGCCAAGGGCGGCACGGTCATTGCCGTCGAAGGCTACATGGACGTCATCGCGCTGGCGCAGGCCGGCTTCGAGAATGTCGTGGCGCCACTCGGCACCGCGCTGACCGAAAACCAGCTAGAGCTGTTGTGGCGGATGGCCGGTGAACCGGTGCTGTGCTTCGATGGCGACAAGGCCGGGCTGAAGGCGGCATGGCGCGCCGCCGACATGGTTCTGCCGGTGGTTCAGGCCGGGCGCACGGCGCGCTTCGCGCTGCTGCCCGAAGGCAAGGACCCCGACGATCTGGTCAAGGCAGAAGGACCGGATGCATTCCGCATCGTGCTGGCCGAGGCGCGGCCGCTGGCTGATCTCCTATGGATGCGCGAGACAGCGGGCGGCGTCTTCGACACGCCGGAGCGGCGGGCGCAACTTGGAAAGACGTTGAGCGAACTGACCGGCCGCATCCGCGACGAGAGCGTGCGCTACCACTACCAGCAGGAGATGCGCGAGCGGGTACAGAGCTTCTTCGGCGCCCAGCGCGGCGCGCGCCAGGGCCGTGATGGCGGGGGCCGGCAAGGCGGCCAGGGCAAGCCGCCACCGCCAGGCGGACAGTTCGCCAAGGCTGGCGGCGGGCGCACGGCAATCACCGAAAGCCTCGGACGCTCGGCGCTGGTCAAGCGGGGCGGCGAGATGATGTCGGTGCGCGAGGCGACGATCATCGTCGCGCTGGTCAACCATCCGGCGCTGATCGACGAGAACTTCGCCCATATCGAGTTTCTCGATCTCGCCAATTCGGATCTGAAGCGGCTGCATGCCGCCATTCTCGATGCGATGGCGCATGACATGGCCAATGACCGCCACGCCGTTGTCGCGACGATCGAGCGGGCCGGCTGCGCCGCGATCTGGGAGCGCGCCGTAGGCCTGATCCGCCGCATGCGGCAATGGCCAGCGCTGGAGACCGCGGCGCTTGACGATGCCCGCGACGCTTTCAGCCAGGCGTTGCACTTGCAGCGTAGCGCGCGCACCTTACATAAGGAACTGAAACAGGCGGAAGCGGCGCTCGCCACCGATCCCACTGACGAAAACTACCGGCACCTGATCGAAATTCAGGCGCAATTTCAGGATGTACAGGCAACGGAAGCGCTGATCGAAGGATTTGGCGTGTCCTCGGGTCGGGCCGGGCGGGCTTAA